GGCTTCTAAGAACGCACACTCTCTTATAAACTGTATCCTTATTTATAGCTCTCGTGCCAATGTCACTGATATATATCTCAATTTTCACGCGTTCTAGAACTACGTCCCGACGGTGTTTGAGAATTACACGGCCAGTTTTGAAATCGAGACGCAAAGGATTGAACTCAGTCTGTGGGACACTTCAGGTAAGAGATTGTCTGTTGCATGTAAATCGGATGGGTTATTATTAGTGAAAGATTTAACATGCATGGGATCTAAGAATCGGGTACCTGGAGCGAAACACAAAAGGCAAGTTAGGCTTTGTGGTGTGACTGGTTTGAGCTTTTGTTGAGttattcatggtgtgtgtgtgtgtgtgtgtgcgtgttgtatTTATTCCATTCCAGAGCGCCAACTGTagcaagttttttttctaaCGATCTCCCCCCGCCCTTGTAACAGATGTTCTGTAGTTAGAGACCATGACGAGTATTTGCGGACGCGTTTGAACTTTTGGGTTTCTCGAGTCTGTCTGTTGGtgaagtggggggtggggtttggGGGGCTGGTGTTTGGCACCGGATCTGCCTGTCACGGTCACCGGACCAGCGAGAGGAAACGCAAGAGGAAACGCAAGCAATTAATTAAGCTATCAGTTTTATTAGTGACATTCCCCACCCTTCACACAGTCGCCGATGCCAGAGCGCCGGTCATGCAGTGGAATCTGTGGAATGAGTCCGTCCGATAAGAACGCGAACACGAGCGGCCGATCGGTCCCCACCAGCCACCAGACTCCACCTCTCCTATCCCATCCGGTCCTTTTCTCCCAagtgcacacactgactcaGCTGATTAAAGTCCCAAGGAGAGGAATCGCGCTAGTTTCCTGCGGACATTACTGGTGTGCCGCTTGCTGTGACTGCCATCATTTGACCACAAATTCGCCTCAAACTATTTAACGGAACGCCTGTTGTGGAGCTCCTCTGAAGatttaaattatttttctttttcttcatttgcTGGTTTATCCCCAAATACCTGCGGGCTACCCAACACTCCTCTtctcctaacccccccccccccccttttgtaAAGATTGTTTATCACTGCTGGGCTCTGGGAACCCCTGGAGATATCCATCCAGGAGTCTGGAAGTAATTACCTCCCCAAGCCCtaccttccccctccccctccccggCCTGGCCCGTGATTGCCTAGCCCCCTCCTCGGGCCCAGCGGGCTAACCTGGCCGGCTGTGATTTGAGGCCGCAGCCAAGGCTGCTAGCTGGGCACTGAGCTGATTGCTGAGTCTCCAGAGTCACTGTGTCTCGCTCCACCTCTGGGATTTTCCACCACGCAGAGAGGCACGCACCATTCTCTTGtaaaactgtgtgtgggtgcgcgtgcTGATTCACTCCACTGGGTTTTCCAagtctgtgtgtccatctctgttgtgtgtgtgtgtgtggtagtatgtttgtgtgtgtgtgtgtgtgtgtgtgtggctgtttgttcgtgtgtgtctgtatttgtgtgtgtgtgtgtgtgtgtgtgtgtgtgtgtgtgtgtgtgtgtgtgtgtgtgtgtgtgtgtgtgtgtgtgtgtgtgtgtgtgtgtgtgtgtgtgtgtgtgtgtgtgtgtgtgtgtgtgtgtgtgtgtgtgtgtgtgtgtgtgtgtgtgtgtgtgtgtgcgcctgcctgcctgcctgcctgcctgcctgcctgcctgcctgcctgcctgtatgtgtgcctgCAGTCAGACTCTACTGGGATTGCTCTTTAATGCAGTATCTgatgcccctccccccccctctttaaCAAGCATCGCCCTGCAGTCCACCTGAGCTCTGGGCTGCTAATGAGTGGAGAGCATGTCCCAGCACTGCCCCTCTgccaccgcaccgcaccgcaccgcaccgccgGGCCACAACCTCAGACACCCCGACCCGGCCTGAACCtgcccccgacacacacacacacacacacacacacactcacacactccttgcATCTTCTCTCAGACTGATGCATTTATTCATGAACACTTATTTACTCACCTCAGACCTGGGCTCTGATGATtggcagggagtgtgtgtgggaggtggggggggggggtattctgACAGAAAGGTggatttgtgcatgtgtgtgtgtgtaggtagggtgtgtgagtttggatatggatgtatgtgtctgtatagtATGTGTAAGcagtgtatgtgttcatgtggctgaatatgtaaatgtgtgtgtgtgtgtgtttgtgtgtgtgtgtgggtaggtttGTGAtcgtgattgtgattgtgtgtgtgtgtagggtttgtgattgtgtgtgtgtagggtttgtgatcgtgtgtgtgtgtgtgtgtgtgtgtgtgggtaggtttgtgattgtgtgtgtagggtttgtgatcgtgtgtgtgtgtgtgggtaggtttgtgattgtgtgtgtgtgtgtgtgtgtgtgtgtgtgtgtgtgtgtgtgtggagggggttgtAGTAGCACAGGGCTCTTTGTTGTGATGCAGGCAGCTGCAACCTCCCTCCACCAGCTCCGCCTGCTTGAGCCCCGCTACAGTCTGATGGACCGCAGTGTCAACAAATCAGTGGGCCAATCAATCACTGcccaggcactgtgtgtgtgtgtgtggctagctAGCAGCTGTTGGGTGCTTTAATCATTCTCTGATTGGTGCTCACACTCAGTGCAGCGTTTCTCAGCCAGCAgactcagtgtgagtgtgtgtgtgtgtttgtttaatttttttctgtcagtttatttaaaggaggtttttttctgttttcttacaCAGAACTAAGATGGTGAACCATTGGTGAACCGTGgtgttgtatgtgtttgcagCTCATTGTAAACACCCCATTGGTGAACATGGTagcactggagtgtgtgtggactgaccCAAAGTGTTTTTGGTTTGGTGTGAATTGTATTATCTTTCCTTtcggttccccccccccccccaccagcgcCATCCTCACACTTCAATTTGTTTTGACATTTGGAAATGTCAAATCTGGAATGGAGTTGTCCCCCCCTCTTTTAAATTACAGacggcctctcctctcctgtcctctctgcatAAATATTTCATCAGTGTCTAATCTGAATCTGTGATCATGCCTGGCTGGAGGACAGAAATACCAGCCCTTAAGCAGCCTCCCAtctgatggggatggggatctTATCGTCAGCCTCCCGCCTCTCTCCAGGCCTCAGGGATGGAGGTATCCCCCAGGGGAGCCTGACCGTCttcagatgccccccccccctctcctggtCAATGTTCtcctggaggaggggggtgtaGCATTGGGGGTAGAATGGATGAACATTGCTCTGTTGGAAGGCCCAGCCcatgcccacccccaccccccaccccccctgaaCTCCACTCCGCACGCCCCCGAGCATCTCATTCCTTCCTCCCCCATCCCTTTCCCACCGGCCACCAGCCTGATTGATATGGAGGAGCCTGCAGGCTctcagctggggggggggggtttagggTTGAGTCCCCCTTTGAAGGCTCCCTATCGGCCAGGCCACTTCCGATCGATATGGGAGGGGCCCCTGCCTGTCGGTCGGTGGGGGTCGGGgtcgggggtggaggggggagggggggggtcagtgGAGGCTCCGCTGACCCTGGCTACGTGCAGGGCTGGCTTTATTGTTCTGTGATTATCTGCGAAAGAGTTAATGAGCTCAGCTCTCCATTCTGGGGGTGGCAACAAAATGGAGGCAATTTAGTCCCAGTCTGGAGGCTGTTAGCGCCCAGTGGCATCTGCTGATGGGGAGCTGTGCCGCCGATTTGGGAGATCCCGCCACATTTCTcagccccacccccctccccgcccccacacacaccacaaccaccacaccCCTCTTGTTCCCAGCTATTGTGTCTGgctgtttctgagtgtgtgtgtgtgtgttctgtaaacTAAATGCCCATGTCACCTTGATTTGCACGTCCTGGAGAGGATGGTCCGCACACTACCCTTTGAACTAATCTCTGCAATGAGCGGTGAATCGCTTCCGTCTCCGTTTCCCAACTCCCACTTTTGTCCGCCCGGTCCTGAGGCTTCGTCCGTGGCCCTTTGTGTGTCTCCCccaacacccctccccctctaccccacctctaccccccctctaccccccctcgGAGTCCAGCCTGCTCCTTTCTCCTCGCCCCGGCAGCCATTGTGCCTAGGATCGCATTTCTGGACTGAGCGAATCTGAGCTGCGTGTTTCGCATTCCTCCGGCGACGAAAGGTTGCTCCCGCCGCTCCCACCACCTCACAAAGCAGCCATTGTGAGCGCAGAGGGCTGCCGCGCTGCACCGCGCTGCTGGGAGAGAAGCAGCCTGTTGCTCTGAGATGAGTGCATGTTCCTCCTGCATCGTTTAGTACCTTGTTAGCCTGAGAGGAAATTGAACTGCacgagggggagatggagggggttATGGAAGTCACACAGCAGAGCCAGTAGTTGCACAACCTCCTGGCATTTAACcgttcagacaaaaaaaaaaaaaaagccaaataaaataaaagtgacCAAGTCAAACTTCACCTGTGAAAGTATaagcagtgcgtgtgtgtgtgtgtgcgtgtgtgtgtgtgtgccgagcgGAGCCACAGAGATCTGTAACACACGGCCCGTCTGTtcaggcgcgtgtgtgtgtgtgatctgtaacacacggcccgtgtgtgtgtgtgtgagatctgtaacacacggtgtgtgtgtgtgtgtgtgtgtgtgtgtgtgtgtgtgtgtgtgtgtgtgtgtgtgtgtgtgtgtgtgtgtgtgtgtgtgtgtgtgtgtgtgtgtgtgtgtgtgtgtgtgtgtgtgtgtgtgtgtgtgtgtgtgtgtgtgtgtgtgtgtgtgtgtgtgtgtgtgtgtgtgtgtgtgtgtgtgtgtgtgtgtgtgtgtgtgtgtgtgtgtgtgtgtgtgtgtgtgtgtgtgtgtgtgtgtgtgtgtgtgtgtgtgtgtgtgtgtgtgtgtgtgtgtgtgtgtgtgtgtgtgtgtgtgtgtggtaacacACGGCCCGTCTGCTCAGGCATGGCCAAGGAATCAATTAGCCCACCTAGCGAGGGATCCCCCTCTGTGAAAAATGGCCGCGCATGTGGTGTCTGCGGAAACAGCTTTCCCTGCTCCCCAGAGACCCCCCTTCCCTGGGCCcatacccccgccccccccaccgtGCCTGGTGGCATACCGCCGCAGTAATGGCATTCAGAGACccaggggcgggggggggcagcagcacGCACaggtgtctttgtctctctttctgtctctttctttctctgtctctctttgtctttccttatctctctttctctctgtttctttgtgattccctatctctctctctatagctctctgtctctgtctctctctctctctctctctctctctctctctctctctctctatagctctctgtctctctctctctctctttgtctttctctctctcttgccatctTTACCCACATAAATCAAATAGAAGGGTGAAAGTGGGGTTAGCGGGGGGTACTGcagtccctgtgtgtttgtgttagtgtgtgtattagtgtgtgtgtggggggggatgcTTTAGAGGAAGAAAGAGTCTGCTGTTGTTTAAGGGGCCTCAGTAATTAGTGtaccagagagagggggagcaagagagaaatgaatgtgAAATATGATAACCTTCTACCCATTCCACTGACTGAGTGAATGGTGgactggtcctctctctctgaaaaaaCTGACATGCATGAAGTATCCAATCATCTAAGAGGGCAGAGGCCAGCCCAGGTCACCCACACTAAAGTCTGCACTCTCGCCTCGCCTCACACATCTATATCACGACTGACACACCTAGATCATGACTGGCATGCAACTGGcatggagtgtttttttttttttgtctccttcCTCCCATCCTGtctttcttcttcctgtcttttAAAGGGCacagtcacccccccccccccagttgcatgtgtgtgattgagaaagccgtgtgtgtgtgtgtgtgtgtgtgtgtgtgtgtgtgtgtgtgtgtgtgtgtgtgtgtgtgtgtgtgtgtgtgtgtgtgtgaatatgaacagcTCTGAATAGCTGAATAGAGATTAGCTCCAGCTTCATTTCCTCCTCTGTGCCTCTGTCAGGACTGATAGCGTCGCTCTTTCAACGGCTGTGCCGACATCCTGCCCCTCATCctggccatcacacacacacacacacacacacacgtacttatCCTGTCCATCAGCTCACTCGGGTCTACGGCCTTATTAGTCAAGGACTTGGATTTCTGAtctccagccacacacacacacacacacatatatatatatatatatatatatatatatatatatatatatatactctttctctctctaacacacacacacccacacccacccaccctatCTTCTCTCTGTAGTCTGTTTAGATTAGAAACACTCTCCCCGTGAGGAGGGGTGGGTACGGGATCCTCTTCCACTATTCGAGACTCTGGGTTTGCGGCCGACCTCCCGTGGGTCACTTTAGACGCGGAAAAACAAAATTCCCCGGATTCTTGGCAGCCCGAGAGGCCGTGTTACACGGGGGTGGGGAGGCAGCGCTAACTTAGCTCTTTTCCACAGCTGCTCACGCGCACGGCTCTCTGTAGTGGCTGTAACGAGACACCCCAACCACACCGCCGTTTCCcacagcccccaccccctcagagTGGCACCCCAGACATGGGAGTctttacactgacacacacacacacacacacagaccttttaGGTGTGTTCATGTCAGCCACTCACATAGCTTGTCACGGATGTTTCCTCTTTCATTCACCCCAGGGCCAGTGTTGTGGTCTGCAGAGGAACCGGCTCCAGTTTCATGTGTTATTAAAGTATAATTACTAGTGAACCATCTCTCCTACCTCTTTCAAGAGGCGTCACATCTAAGATCTGTAGTTGCTCTCCGAAACATGCCTCTgtgtgccccacacacacacacacacacacacacacacacacactctggcacacaGTGAAAGCCAATGaaaagggtggtgtgtgtgtgtgtgtgtgtgtgtgtgtgtgtggtgtgtggactTTTGAAGTATAATAGCATTAGAGTcgcttgtgtgtccatgtttttgaccctctctttctctgtgtgtccctaAAGGTTCTCCGTACTATGACAACGTGAGGCCTCTCTCGTACCCGGACTCCGACGCCGTCCTCATCTGCTTCGACATCAGCAGACCAGAGACCCTGGACAGTGTGCTCAAGAAGGTGTGtgacactcacccacacacacacacacacacacacacacatgagcagacCAGAGACCCTGGACAGTGTGCTCAAGAAGGTGTGtgacactcacccacacacacacacacacacacacacatgagcagacCAGAGACCCTGGACAGTGTGCTCAAGAAGGTGTGtgacactcacccacacacactcacccccacacacacacacacacacacacacatcagcagacCAGAGACCCTGGACAGTGTGCTCACgaaggtctgtgtctgtctgaccaccACATGGTGTTTCATGACCTCATTCTCCagtttgaccacacacacacacacaggggtcaggTTCTTGAGTTTTGGGGGTGGGCGTTGAGTTGTGGGTCACTGCTCAGCCATGGTCCGTCAGAGAGCCTGTCTGCGCCCCAATTAAATGTCTGGGCGGAGGCAGTCTACATGaggtagctctgtgtgtgtgtgtgtgtgtgtgtgtgcttgagaagCAGGTCAGTGCTTTCTGAGTGAcaggagggatgtgtgtgtgtgtgtgtgtgtgtgtgtgtgtgtgtgtgtgtgtgtgtgtgtgtgtgtgtgtgtgtgtgtgtgtgtgtgtgtgtgtgtgtgtgtgtgtgtgtgtgtgtgtgtgtgtgtgtgtgtgtgtgtgtggacaggggtCACCCTGAGAGGATAAAACATTCTGATCCCTGATCAGCcactggacgtgtgtgtgtgtgtgtgtgtgtgtgtgtgtgtgtacgcagggTGTAATCATAAAAAGCCACTTAAGTGGCCCCCAGTGGCCCAGTGCCACTGAGAATCATGGGAACGAGCTCCTGAACTCCCCAGGAAAACAATCACTCAACTGTGTCGCACTGAACTCGATCCCCACTTCtgccaccaaacacacacacacacacacacacacacacagacacagacacacacacaggtcctctGCCAGCTCCCACAGTCCATTCATTGTTTGGCGAGATGGCTGGTGGCGGGGGGGGGTACGGATTACCTGTTTTGCGGGAGGAAGCATCTTCTGTGTGCCTAGACCCCCTCCCGCCCCCCTGTAGTTCCCATGTGAGAATGGAAGCACTCTGGAGCTTTCCCTctggggcgggggcgggggcgggggcagggggggggggggggggggggggcaggctttGTAACTGACCCACTCAGGTGAACCTGAGCCCGTAGCTgaatgtgtctctttgtgtgccCTGTCCTCTGTGCAGTGGAAAGGGGAGATCCAGGAGTTCTGCCCCAACACCAAGATGCTGCTCGTCGGCTGCAAGTCAGACCTGCGGACGGACCTCACCACGCTCGTGGAGTTGTCCAATCACAGGCAAACACCAGTGTCATATGATCAGGTACGTGGAATTTTTGATTGGTCGGAAGTGATGGAATGCCTGCTCTACATGAAGTGAagtctggcttttttttttttttcaaaagtgtgCTTAGGCTTTCAGCCGGAAGCGTGCGATCAGATTTTCACTGAAATGTGGATCAAGTCCAAAGCACTGTTTAGAAGCTATAAGCTGATGAAACGTAAATGAATGCTTACTCTCGACTGTAAAGTCTACAGAGTGCAAACCGTTGTGTCTTCATAATTATGATATTACTCCTTTTTGAGATGTAGGCAAGCtcttcaatttgaaatgcactGCATCACTTTTTTCTTCAATGTCTCATAAGATCTCATAAGCTTCATGTTTATGCAGAACCAAGATGTCAAAGACTTGatattaaaattaaatgaaagtTTAAAGCAACCCTGGATTCTTATCCCCTCAAGCCCTATGTGTGAAGGGGACTGAAGCTTTTAATTTGGCACACACTGATTGTGCTGTTTCGCTCTGAATTaggtgtttctgtctttctctctgtgtttgaacTTTCTCCCCCTCACTGCCTCCGTGTGTTCTCGCAGGGATCCAACATGGCGAAGCAGATCTCGGCGCCCTACATCGAGTGTTCCGCTCAGCAGTCGGAGAACAGCGTTCGGGACATTTTCCACGTGGCCACCTTGGCCTGCgtcaacaagaacaacaagaaCGTCAAGCGGAACAAATCCGGCCGCGCCAACAAGCGGATTTCCCACATGCCGAGCCGCCCGGAACTCTCGGCCGTGACCTCCGACCTCCGCAAGGACAAAGCCAAGAGCTGTACGGTCATGTGAGCGGCACGCCACGGCTCGCCTCGCCTTGGCTCGCCGCAACAGAGGGAAAGGGCTTTGAACAAACGCTGGAGGAGTgcggaggtggggagggagaggggggggggggtggcgtaACGTGGAACAAGGCCCCCTCTACACCACATGGGAGGTAACGCAGCGTTTGCTAGCGCAGAGGACGGGGGGGGGAACTATGTGCACTTTAGAGCCTTTGCTGAACTCCTTCCAAAACACGGGGGATTTGAAATGACGCAACACGCCACATAGCAGGAGTGCATAGTGCCAATGTACAGGAAAATGtacagaggagggagaaaaaaagacaaaaaaaacaaaacaaaataaactaaATACTTGTGAAACTCCACCCTGCCTCTCCCCATGTCCATCTTGAACCTCTCGACGACGCTCGTGGAGGAAGCGATCGGCCGCTTGGGCCTCGtgtaggaggagaaggaggggggttTCTCCTCCTGGAAGTGTTTCGTTTCCTGTTGGAggttttggacaggaagtgctgaAGAACTCCTGTGACCACCTCAGGAAGTGAGGCTAGCGCCGAGGGGGAAGCattgtcaccatggcaactcggcactctttttgtttttgcccTCCAGATGAGTCTCACAGAGTGTGAAGggaatccaaaaaaaaaaaagaaacatgtcatcaacaaacccccccccccccccccccccccccccacacacacacttcccctttctggaccctcattcacacactgctGGAAACCTTAAAGTCCTGACGGGCTTTCTCAGCCCTCCAGCTTCAGGGCTTCGCCTCTCGGACACGGgcaaatgaagaagaagaagaagaagaagaagaagaagtgaaaCAAACAGCGTATCCTGTCCCCTTTTCCATTCCCAGTTTTCTTGTGTTTCACTGTGGAGAtttttgatgtttttcttttcatagttttcCACTGTTTTAGCACAGCTTCCCAAAACTCTGTGTACTGCAAACCTTGTTTGTAggtcattttctttttgtgaTGTGCTAACATGAAGGAGGAAAATCCTGGTTTTTAAACCAAAGAGAAGCTCGAGTCTCCTGCCAGTGTGGTCTGAGCAGCAGTGGGAGTTAGGAGTTGGACGAGGAGTGAGACTGTATGCTGATGTGTTTTAAGGATGTCCTCCTGCAAACCTGGGGAGCAGTGCCCAGTTTAagcagtaggggtgggaatctcttggcaccttacgattcgattccgattcagaggtcaacaattcaattctaaaccgataaaaaataaaaatgattatgaacttttctgaatcgagacagaatcgttctagagaaaatcgaagaatcgataattttttttttccacccctATTAAGCAGTACCAGTGCCCAGTTTAAGCAGTAACAGTGACCAGTTTAAGCAGCTCCACTGACCAATGCCCAGTTTTAGCACCTCTGCTCAGCTTTGTTCAAATGCTCCCTCATAGCCACGCCGTCTGAAGCGCAAGTTTCCCAGCTATGTTGAGGACTGAGCATGCAATGCCACAGGTGGCATCTCAGTTTGAGACCGAGCTGGCTGGATTTGAGTTGTGCTGCGACTGCTATAAGTGAGAGACTGTTTCGTAGTCTCAGATCATGGTCTCTACCATTGTAACAGTCATCACGGCACTGTTCAGCGCCGCATAAGGGCCAGCTGTTCTCCATGTCCAGCTGTTCTCCATGTTTGGCTGTTGAAGGCACGGTTCTGCTCCAGATAGAgctgctgtctgtcctctgttcCCGCGCTATGCACTAGGCCAAGTGTAGCTGTTAATGGGGAAAGCGGTCTCCTCACGGTGCCAGTTGAGCGGAGGACAGATGTTGCCTGGTTCTGGAGTCTTCTCGATCGGTGCCAGATCCGCCACTCTAGAACCCAGAGGGTTCTCTGTGCGTTGGGTGTGGGCATCAGCGTTTAGCGCTGTCGGAGCCGCGGGAGAGATGCTTCTGGAGCGCTTTTACCCATGACCATGACCATGACCATGACCCTTGTGTTCCTCTGCTTGTTCTTGTCTATGCAATTCACTCCGAGCCCAGCGCACTCCGAGAGCTTAGAGGGAGGGCAGCGCGCTCACAGGCCTACTGGGCTTCTCTCCA
Above is a window of Clupea harengus chromosome 21, Ch_v2.0.2, whole genome shotgun sequence DNA encoding:
- the LOC105891498 gene encoding rho-related GTP-binding protein RhoE, with product MKERRSCQKPSLNSGMDTSQSVKCKIVVVGDSQCGKTALLHVFAKDCFPENYVPTVFENYTASFEIETQRIELSLWDTSGSPYYDNVRPLSYPDSDAVLICFDISRPETLDSVLKKWKGEIQEFCPNTKMLLVGCKSDLRTDLTTLVELSNHRQTPVSYDQGSNMAKQISAPYIECSAQQSENSVRDIFHVATLACVNKNNKNVKRNKSGRANKRISHMPSRPELSAVTSDLRKDKAKSCTVM